The sequence catttattttatattatattattttattttatattattttattttatttttttgtttattatattttcatttttattttatttttttttgtatctttttaatattgtcAACTTTttgctattatttttattatgattatattaatgagctagattaaaaaaaaaaaaaaaaaaaaagaaaaggtaTAAACCACTATAAGTGTAGATAAGCTTTATAGTTGCATTCTACATTtcgtataattaaaaatacctAGTACtataagttaaaaaaaaaaaagaagcaaagtcgttatatatatatatatatgtatatgtacgggcatgtatatgtttgtattaaTGTGCATACAATATAGTGAATAGATCAGGTACGGATAACAGAGGAACCAAACACAGGAATTTGTCAACGTTATCCGGTTGAGAAGTTACTAGGatgatgaaaataacaagggaaaggaaaaaatatcgAATTAGTAATCCATACTGTGAGACGAAAAAACTAGCTgctaaagaaaaaacaaaagagctaaaaaaggaaagaggTGTAGATGAGGTAGGATTTGAGGATAGCTGCATTGAGAAAAACAGTGCTGCTGAAAAATTTATGCGAATTTATAATCAGCATTTAGAGCATAATGAAGACCtagagaaatataaaaaagaaaaggaaaatattcaggaaaagaaaagaaaaacagctaacagaaagaaaataaaaaagctgaattttaaattgaaaaagaataatcttttagaaaaattagtaaaaaataaggcGTTTATTAAAGCTAATGAAACAGTGTTAGCATCGgccaaaaaaaggaataataaggatctttcttttataaatacaccAAGTAATAGCAAGAAGTTTAAGGAACACTTTAACAATTTAGAAATTGAGGCTGATATGAAAAGTGTAGCAACAAATAAtccgaaaaaaaaaaaaaaatatattaaacataacATAGAAACAAAAGAAGATGTACTGAAGGAATAtgacaaaataatttattcaaGTAAATACTTGCAAAATCCCCTTGAATATGCtaaaaatattgtagaaGACAGAAaagagaaacaaaaaaaaaaaaaaaaaattgcgcATTTTGAATAAGACAGCTTTTGTTTAGCctgataaatatttatgtataaaaatatttcctcCCCATTGTGCATACACACATTATAGCTGCGTAAGCTTTTCACGTGGGTTAAGAGCACGTACAtttaaggaaataaaaatatttagcaGCATGtacatgaaataaaaataatatatttagcaGCATGTGcacgaaataaaaaaataatttttttttgtaatgtaATACACGTTTCGCCATTTTCTGAGCTAACATCAGTTTACataagtagaaaaaaaaaaaaaaaaaattatatatatgcttctatgaacatatttacatttcttatatatatatatatattaatcaaTTTTGTGCGTAAATTGTTGGAACCTTTTAAATTCCCTGCTCCCTAATTATGTGCGCCATTTTTTTACCGTACTTTAAGACTGAGTACAATTTTGGATATTCCTTCTATTTACTgccattttttctttttttattacttatcttacattttatacttttatttttaatatatatttttttaaattaattaaagttATACAACTTTTTATCACTATTTTTCTCAATTtttaaacgaaaaaaaaacacgCATTGgttatccatatatatatatatacatatatgtatgtacgtatacatgtgtatgcCCGCGCATAGAAGAAAATGTGCacgaaaaaaatgataacagAAAAAGACTAAATGgagcaaaatatatttgcagTGAGGATAAAGCACGTTATTGTTTTTCAGAAAAGATTTgcatgaaatataaaaaaattatatagattTGCTGATAATGTTAGGTGTTTAAAAATTGTACACCTGGGAATAATAAATCAAATGAATTAATACgcacacatgtacatatatatatatatatatgtatatgtgtgtgtatatgtatatatgtgtatatgttcatatggctcaattttttatgtgtttCTTTGGACCCCCatcaacatttttatttttgaacttattttgaatataattgtgcataatattttgtaattctatattttcctttagGCCTGGCTGTTCCTTTAATAATTTCTCGTCGATTTCTAATTCTTGCCTCCATTTCCTTGGTACTTCGAcccttttatattttttaagtatttcTGGGGTTGCGTAGTTAcccttttctctttttaacaCTTCTTCTCTTGCcttttctaaaatttttttctcttcaagTAGTAGTTCCAAATATTCAGCTCTGTCTATATACTCCAAATCGAAAAAATTAATCGGCAAATTGTTGTCAACGGCTATTTGTGCCTTTTTCGCTAGCTCGTAGTCGAATTCAACCATAGCGTTTACATTCTCCTGGGTTAATATGGCTCTTGGTCTTGTTATTAGCTTCATTTCAAGCAGCTGTGATACCGCCATAACACctttagaaaaaagaaaagacgGGGAAACGAAAAGTGAAAGGAAATATTATAGCGACAGGTTAATGTGAAAAATGAAAGGAAAGTTTATAGAGATAGAATAagggaaaaatgaaaaattcatAGCACagtaaaataatgaaaaagtgaTAGCTACTGAACATATAACATTCGTTCATCAATTAAAATGTTCGTCTAACTTTGTCATTTTTTAactgttttaaaattttatttctcatAAAAATGTACTGAATATAGCCCAAGAGTACATTTTTAAAGAccatgttcatatatatgtattttttttcttccttctcctcctcttctttttacatttttatttcctttgtttttttttcttattatgtaTACCTGGGTGAGATATAAACgttgttttattttgacGCACTCCAAAAGAAACTAAAACATCACAAACTTTGtttgataaatttttaacacttttaaatatcattatttcAAGTTGATATgagaaaatatgaaaaatcaaaaattacAGCAATTCGCTATTTGTCAGAAAAATGCGcctatatacacacatatgcatatatacgtatatatatatatatatatgtgggtACACTGACTAATGTATGAACAACATGGTTCATGTGCAGTTATGCAGGTAGCTTTCTCAATATTATCTACCAAATTTGTTGTAATTATGTACACTCTGACATTTTATATGAACTCGTATAACATTcgcttattatatatattgtgttttaaaaaaaaatgaatatataacaaaagtATGGTAAATATACTGCTGCATAGAGAACGTGACGTAgcctatttttattattttcttttctatctttttttttttactttcctCTAATTCACAAATGAGgatactaataaaaaaaaaatatatcgaACAAATACTACATAAAGGATtgttatatgtacatatatatgcgtatatatatttatttcctttatcatatttttatattaaaaaaatatagtgtcaacaaaaaggtaaaaattaaaaggtgTAAAtcttaaaaatgaaatgatgaaaaagagaaaaaatacaatatggtaaaaattttacagaattagaaaaatattttatatataaaaaagttttaggatggaaatttttaaaaaatatatactgttaaaaaaaatttcgactaattttgtatttattcttCTGCTCTTTTTATTCATTGAGAAAATGAATGCAAGCTTAAAAGTATGCTATTCCGCACTTTACCATTTGGTGaaactttttttgtttttgtaatGTGCATTTAAGAAGAgcaattattttgttttgttttgttttgttttattttattttattttatttttttttttttttttttttttttctttactgcGGATGTTTGAATATGCATTTTTCAACATCCCAACAAATTCCTTCGTGCGTTTGTAAGTTCAATAAGTGTGGTGCTGTAAATTAAGCAAAAAGAAAAGACgtaattttacaaatatatttgcgtatataaatgtgtatatgcgtatatgcgtatatatatttttttttttgtttttttataattagtaTAACCATGACGTTAAAGGCTAATTTTTTGTAGCACAAAATTTTGAGAAGGTTGCAATATTtgagttttaaaaaaaaaaataaaaaaatttcattttatactagtcttatttttgttatatttggaacttctattttttcttttgttaatatttaaaatgcaCTGTCTAGGGCAAAACTTTTCATGCATTATTTATGTAGTACTTCATGGGTAATTTATGACTATGTTAACACCTTTTggcaataaaatttttttgttcattaagTGTGTATTGCTAAATTAGAAGGTTCATCTGTTAATTTTGTACACTTTTTGTTTGTTctgttttgttttactttgttttgcttaattttgctttgattttttttgattttttttgattttttcacgtttttattttattatttttccattttttcccttttttgcTTAAGGTGCTCGGCTTCCACCTTACATCAACTAAAATGATTGAAGTAGTAGGAGGTATTGCATTCATAAGAGACATAGAAAAGAAGTCTTTGGAATGTAGGGAAGGAAACGAAATTGTAGTACTTAAATTATGTGATTTATGCAATACAATTTATCcgatatataagaaaatatttggAGATGGCTTTATAGCTGACATGTTAATAAAAGACTTGAAAAATTCGTCTTTAAAAGTTCAAAAAGCCATTGAAAATTTTccaaatgaaacaaaatacGTTTCAATGATGtattcttataatttaaaaaagtatcaaagtatacataaattaaaacgtgatttaaataatggaataataaactttttatgGATGAAAAGAACTATAGAGTTCATTGTAATTTTCTTggaaaaatgttatattacaaattacTCTTCCAAATTAAGTGCATGTGCAATGGACGCATATGATGAAGTATTAAAAAGTTATCATGGTTATATGACACGCAATATTGTTAAGTTAGCACTCAAGCTATCACCATCCAGAGAAGTTTTAACTGAAAGGCTCCAGTTAGGATcaaatgaacaaacaaaACTTGTTCTACAGAAATGTCTTTCAATAGCAAAACCTTTGATTGATgatatttctaaaataattgaaaGGAATAACTGTAACTTTGcagaaaaaatttgaaaaaaaaaagaaaaagccaAAGTGGCTAATTCGGAATGcgcacaattttttttttcttgccTGCTcagaatttttaattaaacagaaaaatattttgtgcATAAGGAGTTTAATGCTTTTTCTCATATGTGCCAAATGgaatatgtacaaatatataaacatatatatatatataaatatatatatatatatatatatatatatatatatatatatatatatatacacaaacccattatatacatgcatgcaCACATACGTTTGACTATATCCGTGCAGATATGCacttgtatgtatgtacgctTATGTGTTTGTGCGTATTTAAGCATACTCGCTTATTTGttttgaaaaacaaaataaaaaatataaataactttTTG comes from Plasmodium malariae genome assembly, chromosome: 7 and encodes:
- the PmUG01_07027100 gene encoding conserved Plasmodium protein, unknown function — protein: MMKITRERKKYRISNPYCETKKLAAKEKTKELKKERGVDEVGFEDSCIEKNSAAEKFMRIYNQHLEHNEDLEKYKKEKENIQEKKRKTANRKKIKKLNFKLKKNNLLEKLVKNKAFIKANETVLASAKKRNNKDLSFINTPSNSKKFKEHFNNLEIEADMKSVATNNPKKKKKYIKHNIETKEDVLKEYDKIIYSSKYLQNPLEYAKNIVEDRKEKQKKKKKIAHFE
- the PmUG01_07027200 gene encoding conserved Plasmodium protein, unknown function — protein: MIFKSVKNLSNKVCDVLVSFGVRQNKTTFISHPGVMAVSQLLEMKLITRPRAILTQENVNAMVEFDYELAKKAQIAVDNNLPINFFDLEYIDRAEYLELLLEEKKILEKAREEVLKREKGNYATPEILKKYKRVEVPRKWRQELEIDEKLLKEQPGLKENIELQNIMHNYIQNKFKNKNVDGGPKKHIKN
- the GLTP gene encoding glycolipid transfer protein, putative, translated to MIEVVGGIAFIRDIEKKSLECREGNEIVVLKLCDLCNTIYPIYKKIFGDGFIADMLIKDLKNSSLKVQKAIENFPNETKYVSMMYSYNLKKYQSIHKLKRDLNNGIINFLWMKRTIEFIVIFLEKCYITNYSSKLSACAMDAYDEVLKSYHGYMTRNIVKLALKLSPSREVLTERLQLGSNEQTKLVLQKCLSIAKPLIDDISKIIERNNCNFAEKI